The sequence below is a genomic window from Clostridium sp. BJN0001.
CATCTCTTTTGAATGTACTCTGTTTTACCTTTGCATCTGTCCAAGTGCTTGCATCATCTTTTCCGCTTGTAATCCAAACCTGTCTTTGTGCTGCAACATTAATACTAGAAACATTATTGTATTCAGAATCTAATAAATCTCCATCTGCAAGGCCTTTGAAATATCCATTAATTGCACTTATAAGAAGCATCTGATTATCAAGCTTATTCTTATAGTTTCCTAAGTAAGTTTCTCTGAATACATCTCTTATATCATCTTGAATCATGTCCATGACCTCAACATTTTCAATGAATGACATATCTTCTGTAGCTTTTTCTCCATCATAAGTAATAAGAGTATTAATAGCCTGAACTATCCTTACATAATTAGTATCGTTAAATAATACTAAATCGCCTTTTGCTAATTCTGCATCATAATCTTCAAATGCAGTAACGCTTTCAAGATTAGTGCATTTGAAATAGGTTGCTGATTTATTGTTTCCTCCGCAAAAAGCTAATATTCCAAGAAGTGTAGGCAAATATTTTACTCCATCTACTTCTCCTCTGCTATCTTTGAATTTTACTTTATCATTTGTAAAGTTTACAATATGTTTACAGTCTGTGCTTGAAGCTTTATAAGTAATTGCCTTATATGTTCTCTTTTTAGATTCTTTCGATTTTATCCAGCTGATTAAAGTTGAAAAATCTTCTGCAGTTCCATCTGCTATACTTATCCATCCTGTCATAGTATTCTTTTCAATTTCAATAATAGCATTAGCAACTGTATCCGAATTTACAACTATTACTTTGGATGGGGGAAAAGTAAATATATCATTTACTGCTAACTGATTAGCTTCATTATATTTGCTTTTTGCAGATTCAAATTCTGTTATTTCCTTATAAACTGCATAACCTGGACAATTTTCAGTTACATCATTTTTAAGAATAATAATAGCAATTCCTCTGTCACTTCTGTTAATTGCACTTGTTGCTTTCTGCTTGAATGCAATATCAATGTTTGGCTGCTTAACTGTCATTTTATCAATCCTCCAATTCTAAATTTAAATTTTCCATATTTTCATACTCAACACCATCATCAAGTATTTCATCTGGAATATCTTCTAATGTTTGTATATCAAAACTACATATAAGAACTGTATCGCTCACTGTAGAATCAACATCATC
It includes:
- a CDS encoding phage tail sheath C-terminal domain-containing protein — protein: MTVKQPNIDIAFKQKATSAINRSDRGIAIIILKNDVTENCPGYAVYKEITEFESAKSKYNEANQLAVNDIFTFPPSKVIVVNSDTVANAIIEIEKNTMTGWISIADGTAEDFSTLISWIKSKESKKRTYKAITYKASSTDCKHIVNFTNDKVKFKDSRGEVDGVKYLPTLLGILAFCGGNNKSATYFKCTNLESVTAFEDYDAELAKGDLVLFNDTNYVRIVQAINTLITYDGEKATEDMSFIENVEVMDMIQDDIRDVFRETYLGNYKNKLDNQMLLISAINGYFKGLADGDLLDSEYNNVSSINVAAQRQVWITSGKDDASTWTDAKVKQSTFKRDVYLAGDIKILGSMTNLKFDISLF